Proteins found in one Bombus terrestris chromosome 1, iyBomTerr1.2, whole genome shotgun sequence genomic segment:
- the LOC100649318 gene encoding mucin-5AC isoform X3 — protein sequence MPANKGNLSTPHKEKPGNGLTTGASKKKKRCTVKHKRHCKQYLQLHSEYRSTYTWHEYTGPHQEHTVVRRAPQPPPTSTKQPSAKLQSAKSTEDENNEGPTLEPPLPRRKKCPELAYKTHEFMTAADGGGIDAVDSNVVADKVREVTTQSGLPPSQLSKAISRISTEYRLQFAWPRRPQLTNGETMAPEVLAAGLPAGTTGPPRKSLSMGALKQGIAPTGPAPVHKKRPGDVDHKRDGKWNISTNFFSSDPTCVCFPRGLEPFQVAKRMQASELEPLVGGTGADTIDGVVPEGDEREEDMPDLKIAFRGKKSGRTVRISDDKGLSKPQKKPFPTSDVIELRRLADEYKHRDWGCGLAAEDEASLWKRVSSNHALNALSLARSVTKEEKEKENTRKVAPVAATMTMPPAGRPSSVQARPVHGILHDDFKVDPERAIARARKDFLIRHHLDRTTGVGDGALLPSPTREKLEPVIPRRREETKEHREEIQPKTKSSPKNSPRTGRSQSLGPTVTERRSPKRQPPRAPSVTKDAKEKEKEPKDKEKEQREKGSEPERHPRPITGPGRVRWSIREPSTVSSAGSSISVPPLPPPPSGPGPTPFYRRSPQVHRKSFLATTAPPYRPLHHAKPSTTTTSTTTITTTTTTTTTTTTTTTNTTSTSVKPPVKHSVHTSVHHPPTSSAAAAARPDRVKDISRSHQGPNEAKTGRDQTAAAAAAAAVADPSKSSSDSRYASNQAATAVQPMTAEPQVNGDVTGGDSSVASTPPSQTQSQPPVSATTASPWIDDEPVVKSPPEPTRVKSPEQMIMRSPEPVNWTVPLDTGKTFTVTQNVREEPLTRPHSEAKSWAPSSIPSAPQSAPPELAAQHKSQHSQHSGYKSPESESVSIGSFSGLNGHKDMDSERDSPLPSNVQASGTTAHDENETDGTEDEPKEQQRPEPSIKPVSGTSLRCLEDPSFEYDRKKEAGQPATTTTMTTPLSSTVPHQGYRILEAESPQGGTTEGGGGGGGSMGGLGSSSGGGYHVLEAPTVVPGSAQRSAASEVLEKARNRFDKFWGKGSSSEN from the exons GACCCACTTTGGAACCACCATTGCCACGGCGAAAGAAATGCCCGGAGCTCGCGTACAAAACGCACGAATTCATGACGGCAGCCGATGGGGGAGGCATCGATGCCGTCGATTCGAACGTTGTAGCTGACAAAGTTCGA GAAGTTACAACGCAGTCAGGTTTGCCACCGAGTCAACTGAGCAAAGCGATTTCGCGGATCAGCACCGAGTATCGGCTGCAGTTCGCCTGGCCTAGAAGACCTCAACTGACGAATGGCGAGACAATGGCGCCGGAAGTGTTGGCCGCGGGACTTCCTGCAGGTACGACAGGCCCACCTAGAAAATCTCTCAGCATGGGAGCTCTTAAGCAGGGTATCGCCCCTACAGGACCTGCCCCGGTTCACAAGAAACGACCCGGTGATGTCGATCATAAGCGCGATGGTAAATGGAACATCTCGACAAATTTTTTCTCCTCCGATCCAACTTGCGTTTGCTTTCCAAGGGGTCTTGAACCATTTCAAGTAGCAAAAA GGATGCAAGCGTCGGAGTTGGAGCCGCTGGTCGGAGGAACCGGGGCCGACACCATCGACGGAGTGGTGCCCGAGGGCGACGAGCGCGAGGAGGATATGCCCGACTTGAAAATAGCTTTCAG GGGTAAAAAGTCAGGTAGGACCGTAAGGATATCGGATGATAAAGGGCTGAGCAAACCGCAGAAGAAACCGTTTCCTACGTCTGATGTCATCGAGCTTAGACGACTCGCTGACGAGTACAAG CATCGCGACTGGGGTTGCGGTCTGGCAGCAGAGGACGAGGCTTCGCTGTGGAAACGAGTCTCCAGTAACCACGCTCTCAACGCGCTGTCCCTTGCCAG GTCAGTgacgaaggaagagaaagaaaaggagaacacGAGGAAGGTCGCCCCCGTTGCTGCCACGATGACCATGCCCCCTGCTGGCCGACCATCATCGGTACAAGCTAGACCCGTTCACGGAATTTTGCATGACGATTTTAAAGTG GACCCGGAAAGAGCCATTGCTCGCGCAAGGAAAGATTTCTTGATCCGCCATCACTTGGATCGTACAACTGGCGTGG GTGACGGTGCACTACTTCCCTCTCCAACGAGAGAGAAGTTGGAGCCCGTGATACCACGACGTCGAGAGGAAACGAAAGAACACCGCGAAGAGATTCAGCCTAAGACCAAGTCCAGTCCTAAGAACAGTCCAAGAACCGGTCGTTCTCAGAGTCTTGGTCCTACCGTGACCGAACGTCGTTCACCTAAACGTCAACCACCGCGTGCACCGTCCGTCACTAAAGACGCCAAG gagaaagaaaaggagccGAAGGACAAGGAGAAAGAGCAAAGGGAAAAGGGCAGTGAGCCTGAAAGGCATCCACGACCGA TCACGGGCCCTGGCCGCGTGCGTTGGAGCATACGGGAACCGTCGACGGTTTCCTCGGCGGGTTCGTCGATCAGCGTGCCGCCATTACCGCCACCACCCTCGGGCCCAGGGCCTACTCCGTTCTACAGGAGGTCCCCGCAGGTCCATCGGAAAT CCTTCCTCGCAACCACCGCTCCCCCCTATCGCCCTCTTCATCACGCGAAACCCTCGACCACTACCACAAGTACCACCACAATTACCACTACTACCACAACCACCACTACCACAACTACCACTACCACAAACACAACAAGTACAAGCGTAAAACCCCCGGTAAAGCATTCGGTTCATACGAGTGTCCATCACCCACCTACGTCGAGCGCTGCTGCTGCGGCCAGGCCGGACCGTGTTAAAGATATAAGCCGGTCCCACCAAGGTCCGAACGAGGCAAAAACGGGCCGCGACCAGACAGCTGCGGCTGCGGCCGCAGCCGCCGTCGCCGATCCATCCAAATCATCCTCCGATAGTCGATACGCGTCAAACCAAGCCGCTACTGCCGTCCAACCTA TGACGGCAGAACCGCAAGTGAACGGGGACGTGACCGGAGGAGATTCGAGCGTCGCGTCGACGCCACCGTCACAGACGCAGTCGCAGCCGCCCGTTTCGGCCACCACCGCAAGCCCGTGGATCGACGACGAGCCGGTAGTGAAAAGCCCGCCAGAACCGACAAGGGTAAAGTCTCCGGAGCAGATGATCATGCGCTCCCCGGAGCCGGTCAACTGGACGGTGCCATTGGACACCGGGAAAACATTCACTGTCACTCAAAACGTCAGAGAAG AACCTTTGACGCGTCCGCATAGCGAAGCGAAGAGCTGGGCACCTTCGTCGATTCCGTCGGCCCCGCAATCTGCACCACCTGAATTGGCGGCACAGCACAAATCGCAGCATTCTCAGCATTCCGGATATAAGTCACCAGAAAGCGAAAGCGTTTCTAtcggtagctttagcggcttgAACGGGCACAAGGATATGGATTCCGAAAGGGATAGTCCATTGCCTTCGAACGTTCAGGCTAGCGGCACCACCGCGCACGATGAAAAT GAAACAGACGGTACCGAAGATGAACCCAAGGAACAACAGAGACCGGAGCCATCGATAAAACCTGTGTCTGGGACGAGTTTAAGATGCCTAGAGGATCCGAGTTTCGAATacgatagaaagaaagaagctGGTCAACCTGCGACGACAACAACGATGACGACACCGTTATCGTCTACGGTTCCTCATCAAGGTTATCGTATCCTAGAAGCTGAATCGCCCCAGGGTGGTACCACCGAGGGCGGTGGTGGCGGTGGAGGTAGCATGGGTGGGTTAGGAAGTAGTAGCGGTGGTGGTTATCACGTACTGGAAGCACCAACGGTGGTTCCAGGCTCCGCACAACGTTCTGCAGCGAGCGAGGTGCTGGAAAAGGCGCGAAATCGCTTCGATAAATTCTGGGGAAAGGGCAGCAGCTCGGAAAATTAG
- the LOC100649318 gene encoding proteoglycan 4 isoform X13 — MPANKGNLSTPHKEKPGNGLTTGASKKKKRCTVKHKRHCKQYLQLHSEYRSTYTWHEYTGPHQEHTVVRRAPQPPPTSTKQPSAKLQSAKSTEDENNEGPTLEPPLPRRKKCPELAYKTHEFMTAADGGGIDAVDSNVVADKVREVTTQSGLPPSQLSKAISRISTEYRLQFAWPRRPQLTNGETMAPEVLAAGLPAGMQASELEPLVGGTGADTIDGVVPEGDEREEDMPDLKIAFRGKKSGRTVRISDDKGLSKPQKKPFPTSDVIELRRLADEYKHRDWGCGLAAEDEASLWKRVSSNHALNALSLARSVTKEEKEKENTRKVAPVAATMTMPPAGRPSSVQARPVHGILHDDFKVDPERAIARARKDFLIRHHLDRTTGVEKTCSSFLSGDGALLPSPTREKLEPVIPRRREETKEHREEIQPKTKSSPKNSPRTGRSQSLGPTVTERRSPKRQPPRAPSVTKDAKEKEKEPKDKEKEQREKGSEPERHPRPITGPGRVRWSIREPSTVSSAGSSISVPPLPPPPSGPGPTPFYRRSPQVHRKSFLATTAPPYRPLHHAKPSTTTTSTTTITTTTTTTTTTTTTTTNTTSTSVKPPVKHSVHTSVHHPPTSSAAAAARPDRVKDISRSHQGPNEAKTGRDQTAAAAAAAAVADPSKSSSDSRYASNQAATAVQPMTAEPQVNGDVTGGDSSVASTPPSQTQSQPPVSATTASPWIDDEPVVKSPPEPTRVKSPEQMIMRSPEPVNWTVPLDTGKTFTVTQNVREEPLTRPHSEAKSWAPSSIPSAPQSAPPELAAQHKSQHSQHSGYKSPESESVSIGSFSGLNGHKDMDSERDSPLPSNVQASGTTAHDENETDGTEDEPKEQQRPEPSIKPVSGTSLRCLEDPSFEYDRKKEAGQPATTTTMTTPLSSTVPHQGYRILEAESPQGGTTEGGGGGGGSMGGLGSSSGGGYHVLEAPTVVPGSAQRSAASEVLEKARNRFDKFWGKGSSSEN; from the exons GACCCACTTTGGAACCACCATTGCCACGGCGAAAGAAATGCCCGGAGCTCGCGTACAAAACGCACGAATTCATGACGGCAGCCGATGGGGGAGGCATCGATGCCGTCGATTCGAACGTTGTAGCTGACAAAGTTCGA GAAGTTACAACGCAGTCAGGTTTGCCACCGAGTCAACTGAGCAAAGCGATTTCGCGGATCAGCACCGAGTATCGGCTGCAGTTCGCCTGGCCTAGAAGACCTCAACTGACGAATGGCGAGACAATGGCGCCGGAAGTGTTGGCCGCGGGACTTCCTGCAG GGATGCAAGCGTCGGAGTTGGAGCCGCTGGTCGGAGGAACCGGGGCCGACACCATCGACGGAGTGGTGCCCGAGGGCGACGAGCGCGAGGAGGATATGCCCGACTTGAAAATAGCTTTCAG GGGTAAAAAGTCAGGTAGGACCGTAAGGATATCGGATGATAAAGGGCTGAGCAAACCGCAGAAGAAACCGTTTCCTACGTCTGATGTCATCGAGCTTAGACGACTCGCTGACGAGTACAAG CATCGCGACTGGGGTTGCGGTCTGGCAGCAGAGGACGAGGCTTCGCTGTGGAAACGAGTCTCCAGTAACCACGCTCTCAACGCGCTGTCCCTTGCCAG GTCAGTgacgaaggaagagaaagaaaaggagaacacGAGGAAGGTCGCCCCCGTTGCTGCCACGATGACCATGCCCCCTGCTGGCCGACCATCATCGGTACAAGCTAGACCCGTTCACGGAATTTTGCATGACGATTTTAAAGTG GACCCGGAAAGAGCCATTGCTCGCGCAAGGAAAGATTTCTTGATCCGCCATCACTTGGATCGTACAACTGGCGTGG aaaaaaccTGTTCTTCTTTCCTGTCAGGTGACGGTGCACTACTTCCCTCTCCAACGAGAGAGAAGTTGGAGCCCGTGATACCACGACGTCGAGAGGAAACGAAAGAACACCGCGAAGAGATTCAGCCTAAGACCAAGTCCAGTCCTAAGAACAGTCCAAGAACCGGTCGTTCTCAGAGTCTTGGTCCTACCGTGACCGAACGTCGTTCACCTAAACGTCAACCACCGCGTGCACCGTCCGTCACTAAAGACGCCAAG gagaaagaaaaggagccGAAGGACAAGGAGAAAGAGCAAAGGGAAAAGGGCAGTGAGCCTGAAAGGCATCCACGACCGA TCACGGGCCCTGGCCGCGTGCGTTGGAGCATACGGGAACCGTCGACGGTTTCCTCGGCGGGTTCGTCGATCAGCGTGCCGCCATTACCGCCACCACCCTCGGGCCCAGGGCCTACTCCGTTCTACAGGAGGTCCCCGCAGGTCCATCGGAAAT CCTTCCTCGCAACCACCGCTCCCCCCTATCGCCCTCTTCATCACGCGAAACCCTCGACCACTACCACAAGTACCACCACAATTACCACTACTACCACAACCACCACTACCACAACTACCACTACCACAAACACAACAAGTACAAGCGTAAAACCCCCGGTAAAGCATTCGGTTCATACGAGTGTCCATCACCCACCTACGTCGAGCGCTGCTGCTGCGGCCAGGCCGGACCGTGTTAAAGATATAAGCCGGTCCCACCAAGGTCCGAACGAGGCAAAAACGGGCCGCGACCAGACAGCTGCGGCTGCGGCCGCAGCCGCCGTCGCCGATCCATCCAAATCATCCTCCGATAGTCGATACGCGTCAAACCAAGCCGCTACTGCCGTCCAACCTA TGACGGCAGAACCGCAAGTGAACGGGGACGTGACCGGAGGAGATTCGAGCGTCGCGTCGACGCCACCGTCACAGACGCAGTCGCAGCCGCCCGTTTCGGCCACCACCGCAAGCCCGTGGATCGACGACGAGCCGGTAGTGAAAAGCCCGCCAGAACCGACAAGGGTAAAGTCTCCGGAGCAGATGATCATGCGCTCCCCGGAGCCGGTCAACTGGACGGTGCCATTGGACACCGGGAAAACATTCACTGTCACTCAAAACGTCAGAGAAG AACCTTTGACGCGTCCGCATAGCGAAGCGAAGAGCTGGGCACCTTCGTCGATTCCGTCGGCCCCGCAATCTGCACCACCTGAATTGGCGGCACAGCACAAATCGCAGCATTCTCAGCATTCCGGATATAAGTCACCAGAAAGCGAAAGCGTTTCTAtcggtagctttagcggcttgAACGGGCACAAGGATATGGATTCCGAAAGGGATAGTCCATTGCCTTCGAACGTTCAGGCTAGCGGCACCACCGCGCACGATGAAAAT GAAACAGACGGTACCGAAGATGAACCCAAGGAACAACAGAGACCGGAGCCATCGATAAAACCTGTGTCTGGGACGAGTTTAAGATGCCTAGAGGATCCGAGTTTCGAATacgatagaaagaaagaagctGGTCAACCTGCGACGACAACAACGATGACGACACCGTTATCGTCTACGGTTCCTCATCAAGGTTATCGTATCCTAGAAGCTGAATCGCCCCAGGGTGGTACCACCGAGGGCGGTGGTGGCGGTGGAGGTAGCATGGGTGGGTTAGGAAGTAGTAGCGGTGGTGGTTATCACGTACTGGAAGCACCAACGGTGGTTCCAGGCTCCGCACAACGTTCTGCAGCGAGCGAGGTGCTGGAAAAGGCGCGAAATCGCTTCGATAAATTCTGGGGAAAGGGCAGCAGCTCGGAAAATTAG
- the LOC100649318 gene encoding mucin-5AC isoform X5, with protein MPANKGNLSTPHKEKPGNGLTTGASKKKKRCTVKHKRHCKQYLQLHSEYRSTYTWHEYTGPHQEHTVVRRAPQPPPTSTKQPSAKLQSAKSTEDENNEGPTLEPPLPRRKKCPELAYKTHEFMTAADGGGIDAVDSNVVADKVREVTTQSGLPPSQLSKAISRISTEYRLQFAWPRRPQLTNGETMAPEVLAAGLPAGPAPVHKKRPGDVDHKRDGKWNISTNFFSSDPTCVCFPRGLEPFQVAKRMQASELEPLVGGTGADTIDGVVPEGDEREEDMPDLKIAFRGKKSGRTVRISDDKGLSKPQKKPFPTSDVIELRRLADEYKHRDWGCGLAAEDEASLWKRVSSNHALNALSLARSVTKEEKEKENTRKVAPVAATMTMPPAGRPSSVQARPVHGILHDDFKVDPERAIARARKDFLIRHHLDRTTGVEKTCSSFLSGDGALLPSPTREKLEPVIPRRREETKEHREEIQPKTKSSPKNSPRTGRSQSLGPTVTERRSPKRQPPRAPSVTKDAKEKEKEPKDKEKEQREKGSEPERHPRPITGPGRVRWSIREPSTVSSAGSSISVPPLPPPPSGPGPTPFYRRSPQVHRKSFLATTAPPYRPLHHAKPSTTTTSTTTITTTTTTTTTTTTTTTNTTSTSVKPPVKHSVHTSVHHPPTSSAAAAARPDRVKDISRSHQGPNEAKTGRDQTAAAAAAAAVADPSKSSSDSRYASNQAATAVQPMTAEPQVNGDVTGGDSSVASTPPSQTQSQPPVSATTASPWIDDEPVVKSPPEPTRVKSPEQMIMRSPEPVNWTVPLDTGKTFTVTQNVREEPLTRPHSEAKSWAPSSIPSAPQSAPPELAAQHKSQHSQHSGYKSPESESVSIGSFSGLNGHKDMDSERDSPLPSNVQASGTTAHDENETDGTEDEPKEQQRPEPSIKPVSGTSLRCLEDPSFEYDRKKEAGQPATTTTMTTPLSSTVPHQGYRILEAESPQGGTTEGGGGGGGSMGGLGSSSGGGYHVLEAPTVVPGSAQRSAASEVLEKARNRFDKFWGKGSSSEN; from the exons GACCCACTTTGGAACCACCATTGCCACGGCGAAAGAAATGCCCGGAGCTCGCGTACAAAACGCACGAATTCATGACGGCAGCCGATGGGGGAGGCATCGATGCCGTCGATTCGAACGTTGTAGCTGACAAAGTTCGA GAAGTTACAACGCAGTCAGGTTTGCCACCGAGTCAACTGAGCAAAGCGATTTCGCGGATCAGCACCGAGTATCGGCTGCAGTTCGCCTGGCCTAGAAGACCTCAACTGACGAATGGCGAGACAATGGCGCCGGAAGTGTTGGCCGCGGGACTTCCTGCAG GACCTGCCCCGGTTCACAAGAAACGACCCGGTGATGTCGATCATAAGCGCGATGGTAAATGGAACATCTCGACAAATTTTTTCTCCTCCGATCCAACTTGCGTTTGCTTTCCAAGGGGTCTTGAACCATTTCAAGTAGCAAAAA GGATGCAAGCGTCGGAGTTGGAGCCGCTGGTCGGAGGAACCGGGGCCGACACCATCGACGGAGTGGTGCCCGAGGGCGACGAGCGCGAGGAGGATATGCCCGACTTGAAAATAGCTTTCAG GGGTAAAAAGTCAGGTAGGACCGTAAGGATATCGGATGATAAAGGGCTGAGCAAACCGCAGAAGAAACCGTTTCCTACGTCTGATGTCATCGAGCTTAGACGACTCGCTGACGAGTACAAG CATCGCGACTGGGGTTGCGGTCTGGCAGCAGAGGACGAGGCTTCGCTGTGGAAACGAGTCTCCAGTAACCACGCTCTCAACGCGCTGTCCCTTGCCAG GTCAGTgacgaaggaagagaaagaaaaggagaacacGAGGAAGGTCGCCCCCGTTGCTGCCACGATGACCATGCCCCCTGCTGGCCGACCATCATCGGTACAAGCTAGACCCGTTCACGGAATTTTGCATGACGATTTTAAAGTG GACCCGGAAAGAGCCATTGCTCGCGCAAGGAAAGATTTCTTGATCCGCCATCACTTGGATCGTACAACTGGCGTGG aaaaaaccTGTTCTTCTTTCCTGTCAGGTGACGGTGCACTACTTCCCTCTCCAACGAGAGAGAAGTTGGAGCCCGTGATACCACGACGTCGAGAGGAAACGAAAGAACACCGCGAAGAGATTCAGCCTAAGACCAAGTCCAGTCCTAAGAACAGTCCAAGAACCGGTCGTTCTCAGAGTCTTGGTCCTACCGTGACCGAACGTCGTTCACCTAAACGTCAACCACCGCGTGCACCGTCCGTCACTAAAGACGCCAAG gagaaagaaaaggagccGAAGGACAAGGAGAAAGAGCAAAGGGAAAAGGGCAGTGAGCCTGAAAGGCATCCACGACCGA TCACGGGCCCTGGCCGCGTGCGTTGGAGCATACGGGAACCGTCGACGGTTTCCTCGGCGGGTTCGTCGATCAGCGTGCCGCCATTACCGCCACCACCCTCGGGCCCAGGGCCTACTCCGTTCTACAGGAGGTCCCCGCAGGTCCATCGGAAAT CCTTCCTCGCAACCACCGCTCCCCCCTATCGCCCTCTTCATCACGCGAAACCCTCGACCACTACCACAAGTACCACCACAATTACCACTACTACCACAACCACCACTACCACAACTACCACTACCACAAACACAACAAGTACAAGCGTAAAACCCCCGGTAAAGCATTCGGTTCATACGAGTGTCCATCACCCACCTACGTCGAGCGCTGCTGCTGCGGCCAGGCCGGACCGTGTTAAAGATATAAGCCGGTCCCACCAAGGTCCGAACGAGGCAAAAACGGGCCGCGACCAGACAGCTGCGGCTGCGGCCGCAGCCGCCGTCGCCGATCCATCCAAATCATCCTCCGATAGTCGATACGCGTCAAACCAAGCCGCTACTGCCGTCCAACCTA TGACGGCAGAACCGCAAGTGAACGGGGACGTGACCGGAGGAGATTCGAGCGTCGCGTCGACGCCACCGTCACAGACGCAGTCGCAGCCGCCCGTTTCGGCCACCACCGCAAGCCCGTGGATCGACGACGAGCCGGTAGTGAAAAGCCCGCCAGAACCGACAAGGGTAAAGTCTCCGGAGCAGATGATCATGCGCTCCCCGGAGCCGGTCAACTGGACGGTGCCATTGGACACCGGGAAAACATTCACTGTCACTCAAAACGTCAGAGAAG AACCTTTGACGCGTCCGCATAGCGAAGCGAAGAGCTGGGCACCTTCGTCGATTCCGTCGGCCCCGCAATCTGCACCACCTGAATTGGCGGCACAGCACAAATCGCAGCATTCTCAGCATTCCGGATATAAGTCACCAGAAAGCGAAAGCGTTTCTAtcggtagctttagcggcttgAACGGGCACAAGGATATGGATTCCGAAAGGGATAGTCCATTGCCTTCGAACGTTCAGGCTAGCGGCACCACCGCGCACGATGAAAAT GAAACAGACGGTACCGAAGATGAACCCAAGGAACAACAGAGACCGGAGCCATCGATAAAACCTGTGTCTGGGACGAGTTTAAGATGCCTAGAGGATCCGAGTTTCGAATacgatagaaagaaagaagctGGTCAACCTGCGACGACAACAACGATGACGACACCGTTATCGTCTACGGTTCCTCATCAAGGTTATCGTATCCTAGAAGCTGAATCGCCCCAGGGTGGTACCACCGAGGGCGGTGGTGGCGGTGGAGGTAGCATGGGTGGGTTAGGAAGTAGTAGCGGTGGTGGTTATCACGTACTGGAAGCACCAACGGTGGTTCCAGGCTCCGCACAACGTTCTGCAGCGAGCGAGGTGCTGGAAAAGGCGCGAAATCGCTTCGATAAATTCTGGGGAAAGGGCAGCAGCTCGGAAAATTAG